Proteins from a genomic interval of Quercus lobata isolate SW786 chromosome 11, ValleyOak3.0 Primary Assembly, whole genome shotgun sequence:
- the LOC115967199 gene encoding zinc finger protein ZAT3-like produces MTTITTTTDSGLRFSPSPPSLDVAVVPEKPRQKPRKKRTKLIRIDDTSTGSSTGVGKPKYSKKPDPGAPKITRPCSECGKKFWSWKALFGHMRCHPERQWRGINPPPNLRRPGSPSGQPVAVMAPAVSEEDHEIAACLLMLASGVDRASERSIIEAEFDGFFRESVAAVEMVGPPGMGCRFECSSCKKVFGSHQALGGHRASHKNVKGCFAITRSSASDGDEFDNIQDQSVVGHGDNERDIGAALEEEKMLMVLGGHKCSICLRVFSSGQALGGHKRCHWEKGEEGVTTCGLDLNMPAPMEDGSSSSYTATSGLTLDLRLGL; encoded by the coding sequence ATGACCACCATTACTACTACTACTGACTCCGGTCTCCGGTTCTCGCCTTCTCCTCCGTCTCTCGACGTTGCTGTGGTCCCCGAGAAGCCCCGGCAGAAACCCAGAAAGAAGCGTACAAAGCTGATCAGAATTGATGACACGTCGACGGGTTCGAGCACTGGTGTGGGGAAGCCGAAGTACAGCAAGAAGCCGGACCCGGGTGCGCCGAAGATCACTCGGCCGTGTAGCGAGTGCGGGAAGAAGTTCTGGTCGTGGAAGGCGTTGTTCGGACACATGCGTTGCCACCCGGAACGGCAATGGCGGGGTATTAACCCCCCGCCAAATCTCCGGCGACCCGGCTCGCCTTCGGGGCAGCCGGTGGCGGTTATGGCACCCGCGGTGAGTGAAGAGGATCATGAGATTGCTGCGTGTTTGTTAATGCTGGCCAGTGGGGTTGATAGGGCTAGTGAGAGAAGTATAATTGAAGCGGAGTTTGATGGGTTTTTTAGGGAATCTGTGGCGGCGGTGGAGATGGTGGGCCCGCCGGGGATGGGGTGCCGGTTCGAGTGTTCGAGTTGCAAGAAAGTGTTTGGGTCGCACCAGGCATTAGGAGGCCACAGGGCTAGTCATAAGAATGTGAAGGGTTGTTTTGCAATAACGAGGAGTAGTGCTAGTGATGGTGATGAGTTTGATAATATTCAAGACCAGAGTGTTGTTGGGCATGGTGATAATGAAAGGGACATTGGGGCTGCTTTGGAGGAGGAGAAGATGTTAATGGTTTTGGGTGGGCACAAGTGTAGCATTTGTTTGAGGGTTTTTTCAAGTGGTCAAGCTTTGGGTGGACATAAGAGGTGTCATTGGGAGAAAGGTGAAGAAGGGGTTACTACTTGTGGTTTGGACTTGAATATGCCTGCACCGATGGAAGATGGGTCTTCATCTTCTTATACTGCTACTTCAGGATTGACTTTGGATTTAAGGTTGGGACTATGA